The following nucleotide sequence is from Synchiropus splendidus isolate RoL2022-P1 chromosome 1, RoL_Sspl_1.0, whole genome shotgun sequence.
AAGCTGAGGGATTTTTCCGATCTTATCCATGTGGAAACTTTTGGCTTCAGAGGTGAAGCCCTGAGCTCTTTATGTGCCCTAAGGTAGTGGTTTTTATTTGCGCCAAGACTTCTTCTTGGGTGTTGACAGATGTTTTGTGCTTTGATGCTGCAGTGACCTGAGTGTTCTGACCTGCCATGAGGATAGCCAAGTGGGCACGAAGCTAGTATTTGACCATAAAGGGCACCTAGTTCAGCGTCTCCCTCAACCACGGCAGCAAGGGACCACTGTGAGCCTGCAGAATCTCTTCTACACGCTTCCTGTCCGACACAAGGAGTTTCAACGCAATATCAAAAAGGTATTTGACTGTCACTTTCCCGACTATCCTCTTCTCTTACAATGGATGTGTCTAAATGTCTTGGAATGTTTCTTCAGGAGTTTACCAAAATGGTTCATGTCCTGCAGTCCTACTGCATTATCTCTACTGGAGTGCGTATTACCTGTGCCAACCAAGCCGGACAGGGTAAACGCAGCACAGTTGTTAGTACAAGTGGGAGCCAAAATATGAGGGATAACATTGGAGCCATATTTGGCCCCAAACAGGTGACATCTTTATTAAGACTTCTGTCTGCCACACCGTGTTATTTCAAATGATTGTGACACAAAAGGCCAATGTTCTTAATCTACAGCTGCAGAGCCTTCAACCCTTTGAACAGGTTTCTCCTGCTGAAAATATTCTGGAAGAATATGGACTGAGGAATGCAGACTTGCCAAATGAGCTCTTTTGGTGAGTGTATGTTCTTGTGTACATCGAGAGAAACCAACCACTAACACAATGTTTTGTTTCCGCAGCATCACAGGATTCATCTCTCAGACGGAACATGGAGTTGGAAGAAGTGCCACTgacagacagttttttttcataaataaacgaCCATGTGATCCTCTGAAGGTAATGAGCAAGATGATTACAGATTATTTGACTGATTCAGTGCCTTCTCTCAGGTTttggaatgtttatttcaatgtgGTTCAATGTAAATATGGAACTGGAATATAAAATGACATATTTAGTAAATGAATTGAGGATGTAATTTataattgtaaaataaacagtttacagtgataaaataatgaatgttgttaaaaaaaattaaagtgtACCAGCTTTTTATTCTTAaaagaaggagcagcagaaTTCAAAATTCTTTTGAATAAtttaatgacagaaaaaaaaaacattatttttgtagTGGTGGTTCTCAACTTTTAAGTACAACTTTGTACAAGGGACGTATAAGTGTATAATGTGTTAGTTAATGTTTATAGAGTATAATAAGTTGTGGACTCAATTATATAAAGGCTCATGAACCCCGAACCTTAACCTTACTAGCCAACCACTTTGTATAATACGATTAAGAAAATAACAATATTCTCTCAAATTTTGCACCTGATAATACTCAAGAAATATTGGTGTTGGTAGACATACATGATAAACAACATGCTTAATATCTTTCTGAAGCCTTATGAATGAATTATGATGTGTTTTGAATATACATTACTAATAATGCACAAATGCAACCAAAATCTGTTATTTTCCAGGTGAGCAAACTAGTAAATGAAGTCTATCACATGTACAACAGACACCAATATCCATTTGTGGCCTTAAACATCACTGTTGCCTCAGGTAGGAGTATTACCCATCAAAAGCAAGATTGTAGTGTGTAATAATATTCAGTAAGACAGACTTTGTGTTTACAgattgtgttgatgtgaacgtCACTCCAGACAAGAGGCAGATCTTCCTTCAGGAGGAGAAGCTCTTGCTGGCGACACTGAAGTCTTCTCTCATCGGCATGTTTGAAAGTGGGGTCAACAAATTCACCCTCAACTCCACCCCATCACTCAGCATCAGTAAGATCGCAGTATTTGCATTGAAAAGAATGTATCACAATGTTCTGACCAATTTGTAGGTAAGACAACAGACTCTAAACCAGGTGTGATGGTGCTGTCTGATCCAAGTGTGCAAGACTCTGAAGCTGGCGTGGAGCCCGCAGCCCACAGCTCCAAGGTGTCACTGTGCTTGGCTGGCCTGAAGGCTGCTTTCTCAAGTTACCAAAGCTCTAATTCTGACAAGAACAAGGTGACAAAAGCGGACAGCAGTGTccccaaacaaaaaacacttcagtctttCTTCAGGGGTGGAGGACAACCCTCTCTGGACCGAAATCCAATCATGAAATCTTCTTTTAAAGCCACGAGAGAATTAACTTCATGCTCAGCGAAACCAACATCAGTGCTGGATGCATTCAAGTATAACTCTGTTGAGACAGATGAAGGAGAGGCCAATTATCAGAACCGCTTTGAACAAACTAAACCAACACCATCAAAGTCTCCTCGGCGAATCTTTGAAGAGGTTAAAACTGAAATGGAAACATCAGCATTTCCAGATGAAGCCGAGTCACAAAATGAGTGCTGCAGCGACAGTCCTGATGCCAAAAGAGCCCGAAAACACGCCCCGTACGCTTCATCGGACAGTGCAACTGAAGACTCTTCCTCCTGTGCAGTGGACACCCCGGTGTATTTACAGAAGAAGTTGGTGCTGTTGCAGTTCTCATTGCAGGAGCTGGCTCAAAGAGTTCGGAAGCTACATGAGTGTCAGAAAGGGAAGGCTCATGGGGATCTCCAGTACAGGCGCTTCAGGGCCAAAATCAACCCTGGTGAAAACCACAGCgctgaggaggagctgaagaaggagaTCAGGTAGAGCCTTGATGCTGAATCTGTTCGCAGGTGTAGCCTCTTATGTACTCGTGATTGGCACCAACAACAACACGTAAGCAGAGAGGCTTACTTGGGTTGGTCAGGCTGGCAGAACAGGAAAATTTTTACTTGATATTCCCAAACTAGGAAACAAGTTAAATCTATTCCAATTTGCTCTCACGATAAGCACAGCTTTTGAtggattatttttcatttacagcAAAGATATGTTCAAAAGGATGGACATAATAGGTCAGTTTAACCTGGGCTTCATCATCACCAAACTCAACTCGGACATCTTCATGATCGACCAGCATGCGACGGATGAGAAGTACAACTTTGAGATGCTGCAGCAGCACACAGTGCTTCAAGGACAGAAACTCATCGCGTGAGTTCACTTTGTTGCATACATGCATACGACTCATAACTTGGATGGTTGTGTCACGACTAGAGCAGCAGCCTCATAAGGCTGCAGATTCCAACATTTCAGTGGAACATTTAGCTTTTATTGtcgagtttgtatgttctcctcCGGTGTCTAAATGCTCAAAGATGAGCTTTAAATTGCGTTATGATTGAATGTAGGAATTGTCAAGTTTCATGATACTCTAATCGAGCCAGGTCCTCTTAATATTTGCAGCCCTCAGAAACTTCACCTTACCGCAGTCAACGAGAGCATCCTGATGGAAAACATTGAGATCTTCAGGAAAAATGGCTTTGAGTTCCAAGTGGACGAAGATGGTGTGAACATCCTTTATTAAAGTAAAGATGGTTATTGATCGCAACAGAATGTAACTCATCCTTATTGTTATAGCTCAGGTGATGGAGCGTGTGAAGTTGGTGTCGCTGCCTACCAGTAAAAACTGGACCTTTGGCCCCTCTGACATCGAAGAGCTGATCTTCATGTTGAGTGACTGTCCTGGCGTCATGTGCCGACCATCACGGGTCAGACAGATGTTTGCTTCCAGAGCTTGTCGCAAATCAGTGAGTTTCTGGCTTCTTTCAATTCAtcgttttttagtttttattggaCATTTGAGGCCTTTAGCGCTCATTCAGACAATTGTGGTGCCGGACAACTTGGTTTATCGTCGGTAATTTGTTCAATAGCGCCATCTACTGCTGAGCTTTGCTActgatgcaataaaaaaaaaattaataagtgaaataattgtttttttgaccttattttattttttgaactTCATTTAAAATCTCAGTCATGTTCAGAGCACTTATTCTGTAATTCTTTTCCATTACTGTAAAATTGTGATGCATTATGATTGTGTGAAAAATTATTCCAATATTTAAATTGACTATTTGTTAAATGTCTGTCTACATACCAAAATATTACTGAGAGGGATTTATGAAAAGTCAGTGATGTATTTAGGCGTGTTATTGATGCACAAAATATTCACTATAACTGCATAGCATGTGGCAGAGTTAAGTTTTCTTTTATTAGAAAAATACATTgtgatgtttttaatgtgttatGGGACAACAGGCTGCAACATTTTAGGCCCATAAGTGTGTTGTCATAGTAACACATTGTTTTTCGTGGTGATTTTAAAATGAGTTTCTTCTTGAAATGTCTTGGGCTTCTAAAATGCTCGCATTAGAGTGTGCGCATCCTTTTCCCTCAGGTGATGATCGGCACTGCCCTCAACGTCAGTGAGATGAAGAAACTAGTGACTCACATGGGTGAGATTGAACAACCCTGGAACTGTCCACATGGAAGACCCACCATGAGACACCTGGCTAACCTGGACATCATAAGTCAGGACTAAAGACTGCACCAGAGCACAGTTCTGGAATGAATAGTAATTTGTTTGAACTAATGTTGTCAAAACGATTAAGAGACTTGCTCCATTTAAAGATCAGAACCTCTTGTTTCTCGCCGTCCTagacatttcatgttcaatttctatttttattgattATATATGTTCATTAAAATCATCATCTCAGTTAAGGATGCcgtgttttaaatgtattttatttgtataaaaGTACAAATTTGGTAATTTTTTCAGGCATATATAAAAACACCACAAAATGTAATCAAATGATAAAATACTGGGAATGATAATGACACCAATttcttatcaatatttttatgtctaaTCCAAGCTGTAATTGAGCTGCGTGCAGAGATGTTACTGTTTTTGCTATTTTAATACAgcagttaaaaaaatgaatacaatcttCAACTatgaaacaaagacagaaaaatatgtaCAATTTTCAGAGAGGAGGGGTGAAGACCATCAGGTCACTGGGACAGACCGACTCTCGTATCCTGTCCCTCAAGTTTGGGGTAAAGAGAAGCAGGCAATTCTCTGCTGACTGACCCTAAAAGAATGAGAATAAGTATAGATCAAAACTCAGCATGAAAACTGCTACTTTCTCTCATAGAAAAGATGGTTCAAAGTTTTACCTGTGGCAGAGGTGACTGCAGAGGCAACACAGAGGGCAGCACTGATTCTTCTGCTACTGTTAAAAAGGGGCAACGGTAAGTAACAGTAAATACATTACAGGATCTCTATAATGATGTTTGTAGAAATATTTAAAGCAAGGCACGCATTAGGCTTTTCAGTTTTTTATTaccattttaaat
It contains:
- the pms2 gene encoding mismatch repair endonuclease PMS2; translation: MADICSEPAGAIKAIDKHSVHQICSGQVVLTLATAVKELVENSIDAGATNIDVKLKEHGAELVEVSDNGKGVAEANFEGLTLKHHTSKLRDFSDLIHVETFGFRGEALSSLCALSDLSVLTCHEDSQVGTKLVFDHKGHLVQRLPQPRQQGTTVSLQNLFYTLPVRHKEFQRNIKKEFTKMVHVLQSYCIISTGVRITCANQAGQGKRSTVVSTSGSQNMRDNIGAIFGPKQLQSLQPFEQVSPAENILEEYGLRNADLPNELFCITGFISQTEHGVGRSATDRQFFFINKRPCDPLKVSKLVNEVYHMYNRHQYPFVALNITVASDCVDVNVTPDKRQIFLQEEKLLLATLKSSLIGMFESGVNKFTLNSTPSLSISKTTDSKPGVMVLSDPSVQDSEAGVEPAAHSSKVSLCLAGLKAAFSSYQSSNSDKNKVTKADSSVPKQKTLQSFFRGGGQPSLDRNPIMKSSFKATRELTSCSAKPTSVLDAFKYNSVETDEGEANYQNRFEQTKPTPSKSPRRIFEEVKTEMETSAFPDEAESQNECCSDSPDAKRARKHAPYASSDSATEDSSSCAVDTPVYLQKKLVLLQFSLQELAQRVRKLHECQKGKAHGDLQYRRFRAKINPGENHSAEEELKKEISKDMFKRMDIIGQFNLGFIITKLNSDIFMIDQHATDEKYNFEMLQQHTVLQGQKLIAPQKLHLTAVNESILMENIEIFRKNGFEFQVDEDAQVMERVKLVSLPTSKNWTFGPSDIEELIFMLSDCPGVMCRPSRVRQMFASRACRKSVMIGTALNVSEMKKLVTHMGEIEQPWNCPHGRPTMRHLANLDIISQD